One window of Triticum dicoccoides isolate Atlit2015 ecotype Zavitan chromosome 5A, WEW_v2.0, whole genome shotgun sequence genomic DNA carries:
- the LOC119298804 gene encoding PH-interacting protein-like: MFADIDFRKHQPSGNATSTSMVPLDVPSQAPEKINSLNQVISADVPCEAPVDFDTRELYFLIAHFLSHGPLKRTAGELCSELQEHHLLPRRYHAWYSRGGFHSGEENDDGVSLPLDYLKLVERYPHIGKDHLVKLLKQLMVSSCHPESLIGAVSPNAADVPTLLGSNSFSLLASNRGRQEKENHRLPTYLRWPHIQADQVHGLSLREIGGFTKNHRAPSVRASCYAIAKPSTLVEKMQIIKKLRGHQNAVYCATFDRTGRFVITGSDDRLVKIWAMETAFCLASCRGHEGDITDLAVSSNNAVVASSANDFVIRVWRIPDGMPISVLKGHTGVVTAIAFSPRPGAAFQLLSSSDDGTCRIWDARYSQQPPRIYTPKPPDAAPGKSGDASSSAVQVQPINHQILCCAFNANGTVFVTGSSDTFARVWNACKSSSEEHDQPNHEMDVLSGHENDVNYVQFSGCVVSRSFSSEGSHTTKEENNLKLRNSWFTHNIVTCSRDGSAIIWVPRSRRSHGKIGRWTRAYHLKVPPPPMAPQLVRGGPRQRHQPTPRGVNMIVWSLDNRFVLAAIMDCRICVWNASDGSLVHSLIGHKESTFVLDVHPFNPRIAMSAGYDGMTIIWDIWEGKPVQIYETGHFKLVDGKFSPDGTSLILTDEIGQIFFIGTGQGESQKDAKYDQFFLGDYRPLTQDTNGNVIDQETQLPPYRRNIQDLLCDSGMMPYPEPFQSMYQKRRLGTMGIEWRPPSVDFAVGPTYNATTGEYQIIPVIDPDRWEPLPEIPDFFELEPEIEVISDDTDSEYNGMDDKSSEGEQENLSGDSSGASYSSAEIDGNNLSDSANLRRSRRKKKKSKADLVTSSGRRVKKRNLDEHDAATVSRSHRARKSKNGRSSKRKRSPKSRGLRPQRRAARHALSFLTKMGASTDEDEEDSESLSDSELNTESIEAEPSAWYSRPRLGRESNQYDSEDVTQPSHFTETRGSSGNNRKLVLRIPRRDLKVEFPSAVSVMGGRHGSVEPELAFEPGSSSVCKADPPADGGQSTTTSGLHDVSSVYSNSTIKWGEVKQRSSKRCKFGDSSAGDMWPSSNNAVSQDGGKSGVQKTPHEYGNAMQQTVEQTVQKSERAICLDSIHENHDTDVYSEDNLLGEERTTNNNNTHVEEVNNKECNQQSHSTTQSTIKLKLVRSRGIPDAKGSPDKSKTTAVGSDVNSECDKVPMQHDEDPTTNQHISSDFPSASRDFQECTDKSTGFHDSRKFHSESGKTIAVYQRSKLSKHKKKLDSDSGNGDSTSVSNDDGGYQPSEYSPVAPGTGNLRRSTRRSCAYTDGGARNAISHVKNSSHEASTSGRQIGADVHEWGSPSKTAGLRSTRNRVPDTHSLAEKPQVSSSCWLMLLEHEDIYRYIPQHGDEVMYLRQGHEEYLKGMRLSDSCPWNRIKGLKAVELCKIQDLCYTTYKGSGESCCKLTLKFIDDTSSGFNREFVITLPELVGFPDFLVERTRFEAAVAQNWTIRDKCRIWWANDEGGGSWWEGRVLAIRPKSPDFPESPWDKYAVQYKNDGSDHLHSPWELYDADSPLVPWKHPHIDSSIRNKLLSAVNNLQNKSRRNQDHYGVLKLDTVAGKSEFINRFPVQFSMEVIRTRLQNGYYRSVEAVQHDASVMLANAESYFSKSADMTKKLLRLSEWVEDNILSL, translated from the exons ATGTTTGCAGACATAGATTTTAGAAAGCACCAACCTTCTGGTAATGCAACCTCTACTAgtatggtgcccctggatgttccaAGTCAGGCACCTGAGAAGATTAATTCTCTGAATCAAGTGATTTCAGCAGATGTACCATGCGAGGCTCCTGTTGATTTTGATACGAGAGAACTTTACTTTCTCATTGCGCACTTCTTATCACATGGTCCATTAAAGCGGACTGCTGGAGAACTTTGCAGTGAACTCCAGGAGCATCATCTGCTTCCTAGAAGATATCATGCTTGGTATTCGCGTGGTGGTTTCCATAGtggcgaagaaaatgatgacggtgTATCACTCCCTTTGGATTACCTCAAGTTAGTTGAGAG ATATCCCCACATTGGTAAAGACCACTTGGTAAAGCTTTTAAAGCAACTGATGGTTAGTTCCTGCCACCCAGAGAGCTTGATTGGAGCTGTGTCTCCAAATGCTGCTGATGTTCCAACCCTTCTTGGCTCCAACTCATTTTCCCTTCTTGCAT CTAATAGGGGCCGGCAAGAAAAGGAAAATCACAGGTTGCCGACGTATCTCCGTTGGCCACATATACAGGCTGATCAAGTTCATGGTTTAAGTTTAAGAGAGATTGGTGGCTTCACTAAGAATCATCGAGCTCCTTCTGTCCGTGCATCATGCTATGCCATTGCGAAGCCATCTACCCTTGTTGAAAAGATGCAAATTATAAAGAAATTGAGGGGACATCAAAACGCTGTGTATTGTG CTACTTTTGATCGCACAGGGCGTTTTGTTATTACTGGTTCTGATGATCGCCTTGTTAAAATTTGGGCAATGGAAACTGCATTTTGTCTGGCTAGCTGCCGAGGTCATGAA GGTGATATTACTGACCTCGCGGTGAGTTCCAATAATGCTGTGGTAGCATCTTCAGCCAATGATTTCGTTATTAGAGTG TGGCGTATACCTGATGGCATGCCGATCTCAGTGTTGAAGGGGCATACAGGGGTTGTAACTGCTATTGCATTTAGCCCAAGGCCAGGTGCTGCTTTCCAGCTATTGTC ATCATCAGATGACGGGACATGCAGGATTTGGGATGCCCGATATTCTCAACAACCTCCACGAATATATACACCAAAACCTCCAGATGCTGCCCCTG GGAAGAGTGGTGATGCATCTTCCAGTGCTGTTCAAGTTCAACCAATAAATCACCAAATCTTGTGTTGTGCATTTAATGCCAATGGAACTGTGTTTGTTACTGGCAGCTCAGACACTTTTGCAAGG GTGTGGAATGCTTGCAAGAGTAGTTCTGAGGAACATGACCAGCCGAATCATGAGATGGATGTATTATCGGGCCATGAAAATGATGTAAACTATGTGCAGTTTAGTGGATGTGTGGTATCTAGATCCTTTTCATCTGAAGGCAGCCACACCACTAAGGAAGAAAATAATCTTAAACTAAGAAATTCATG GTTCACACATAATATTGTTACTTGCTCCCGTGATGGCAGTGCAATTATATGGGTTCCACGATCTCGGAGATCGCAT GGAAAGATTGGACGATGGACACGTGCTTACCATCTCAAGGTCCCTCCACCTCCAATGGCTCCTCAACTAGTTCGTGGTGGCCCACGACAAAGACATCAGCCAACTCCTCGTGGTGTCAATATGATTGTCTGGAGTTTGGATAACCGATTTGTGCTTGCTGCTATCATGG ACTGCAGAATTTGTGTTTGGAATGCTTCTGATGGGAGCTTAGTACATTCACTGATTGGCCACAAGGAATCT ACATTTGTTCTTGATGTGCATCCATTCAACCCTCGTATAGCAATGAGTGCTGGGTATGATGGCATGACAATCATCTGGGAT ATATGGGAAGGAAAACCTGTACAGATCTATGAAACCGGTCATTTTAAGCTAGTTGATGGCAAGTTCTCTCC GGATGGAACATCACTTATCCTCACCGATGAGATTGGCCAAATATTCTTTATTGGTACAGGGCAGGGTGAGTCCCAGAAGGATGCGAAATATGATCAG TTCTTTCTTGGAGACTATCGACCCCTTACTCAAGATACAAATGGAAATGTTATTGATCAG GAGACACAGCTCCCACCTTATAGGAGAAATATTCAAGACCTTTTGTGTGACTCGG GTATGATGCCATACCCAGAGCCTTTTCAAAGCATGTACCAGAAACGGCGATTAGGTACCATGGGTATTGAGTGGCGGCCTCCCTCTGTAGATTTTGCTGTTGGCCCCACGTACAATGCAACCACTGGTGAATACCAGATCATCCCAGTCATTGATCCAGATAGGTGGGAGCCACTTCCAGAGATACCGGACTTCTTTGAGCTTGAACCTGAGATTGAAGTTATCTCTGATGATACTGATTCCGAGTACAACGGCATGGATGACAAGTCTAGTGAAGGAGAACAGGAGAATTTGAGTGGTGATTCCTCTGGTGCTTCATACTCAAGTGCAGAGATTGATGGGAATAACCTTAGCGATAGTGCTAATCTTCGCAGATctagaagaaagaagaaaaaatcaaAG GCTGATCTTGTGACTTCATCTGGTCGGCGAGTTAAGAAGAGGAATTTGGATGAGCATGATGCTGCTACTGTGTCAAGGTCACACAGAGCTAGGAAGTCTAAGAATGGTCGCTCTAGTAAAAGGAAAAGATCACCTAAATCCAGGGGATTGCGACCTCAAAGACGCGCTGCTCGCCATGCACTCAGTTTTTTAACAAAGATGGGAGCTTCAACAGATGAGGATGAAGAGGACTCAGAGAGTCTCTCAGACAGTGAATTGAACACGGAAAGCATTGAAGCTGAGCCGTCAGCATGGTATAGCCGGCCAAGACTTGGTAGAGAGAGTAACCAATATGATTCAGAAGATGTTACACAACCTTCTCATTTCACTGAAACTCGGGGGAGTTCTGGAAATAACAGAAAACTGGTCCTGAGGATACCACGCCGTGATTTAAAAGTTGAATTTCCATCAGCTGTATCAGTCATGGGGGGCAGACATGGATCAGTTGAGCCGGAACTAGCTTTTGAGCCTGGAAGTTCCTCTGTTTGCAAGGCTGACCCAcctgcagatggaggtcaaagcacAACAACCTCTGGTCTACATGATGTTTCTTCTGTTTATAGTAACAGCACAATCAAGTGGGGTGAGGTTAAGCAGCGATCTTCAAAGCGTTGCAAGTTTGGTGACTCTTCCGCTGGAGACATGTGGCCCTCTTCAAATAATGCAGTTTCACAGGATGGTGGCAAATCTGGTGTTCAGAAGACACCTCATGAATATGGTAACGCCATGCAACAAACGGTTGAGCAGACTGTACAAAAGAGTGAACGTGCAATTTGTCTGGATAGCATCCATGAAAATCACGATACTGATGTTTATAGTGAAGATAATTTACTTGGTGAAGAAAGGACAACTAATAACAATAATACTCATGTAGAGGAAGTAAACAACAAAGAATGCAACCAACAGTCCCACAGTACTACTCAGTCTACTATTAAACTGAAGTTAGTCAGGTCAAGAGGCATTCCAGATGCAAAAGGTTCACCGGACAAATCAAAGACTACTGCAGTAGGGAGTGACGTGAACTCTGAGTGTGATAAAGTTCCCATGCAGCATGATGAGGATCCTACCACCAATCAACATATAAGCAGTGACTTCCCTAGTGCGTCTAGAGATTTCCAGGAATGCACAGATAAAAGCACTGGTTTTCATGATTCAAGGAAGTTCCATTCTGAATCTGGGAAGACGATTGCTGTGTACCAAAGGTCAAAGTTAAGTAAGCACAAGAAAAAATTGGATTCAGATTCTGGCAATGGAGATAGTACCTCCGTCTCCAATGATGATGGTGGGTATCAACCTTCAGAGTACAGTCCTGTTGCACCTGGTACTGGTAATTTGCGAAGAAGCACAAGGAGGTCATGTGCATACACTGATGGTGGAGCAAGGAATGCTATCTCTCATGTGAAAAATTCTTCCCATGAAGCATCAACTAGTGGGAGACAAATTGGTGCAGACGTGCATGAGTGGGGTTCACCATCAAAGACTGCTGGTTTAAGGTCTACTAGGAACAGAGTTCCTGATACACATTCATTGGCAGAAAAGCCTCAAGTATCCTCGAGTTGTTGGTTGATGTTGTTGGAGCATGAAGATATTTACCGTTATATTCCTCAACATGGCGATGAGGTTATGTACTTGCGACAG GGCCATGAAGAATATCTTAAAGGAATGCGATTATCGGATAGTTGCCCATGGAATCGGATCAAAGGCCTTAAAGCTGTAGAGCTTTGCAAAATTCAGGATCTTTGTTATACCACTTATAAAGGGTCTGGTGAAAGCTGCTGTAAATTAACACTTAAATTCATTGACGACACTTCAAGCGGGTTTAACAGAGAGTTTGTAATCACATTGCCTGAGCTGGTTGGCTTCCCCGATTTTCTGGTGGAAAGAACACGGTTTGAAGCTGCTGTTGCGCAGAACTGGACTATCAGAGATAAGTGCAGAATTTGGTGGGCGAATGATGAGGGAGGAGGAAGTTGGTGGGAGGGACGTGTGTTGGCAATAAGACCTAAGTCACCTGATTTTCCTGAGAGTCCATGGGATAAATATGCCGTACAGTACAAGAATGATGGTTCAGATCATCTGCATAGCCCCTGGGAGCTCTATGATGCTGATAGCCCATTGGTTCCATGGAAACATCCACATATTGATTCCAGTATTAGGAATAAATTGTTATCAGCAGTGAATAATTTACAGAACAAGTCTCGCAGAAACCAG GATCACTATGGTGTCCTGAAGTTGGATACTGTTGCAGGAAAATCAGAGTTCATAAACAG